In Arthrobacter citreus, a genomic segment contains:
- a CDS encoding extracellular solute-binding protein, whose translation MRGIQKTLMAVAAVGLALTGCSGGDSGGEDSQTLRIAYKKADPVLEALIQDTKEQFEAANEGVTVELSPIEGNDDDYATKLALSQRSPDTAPDVFVEDSFKLRADVDAGYVLALDEYLTDWDDWDTFNETAKQAGLGDDGSTYAVPLETDTRVIWYNQNVLGAAGIDLPWQPETWDDLLEMARTVKASDPEVVPFSMYAGTMQSFYELLYGTESGGLYDEDEQKWVTGSEGFVDSLAFLKTIYDEGLAVTPAEALDPNVWQQIVGEMLPQDRMGATVEGSYAPQFWQEGADYEWPEYGEVMATAPFPTQDGQEPGAVSMSGGWTLAVGAGSENPNLAVEFLKTAMNFDNSLTYTVGASKIAVRTDVAEANEYQEMNPFASEVTEVLDVSNYRPATAEFAEIDTAVLTATQEVVAGGKSPEEAAAAYDEALKRIVGEDNVTEK comes from the coding sequence ATGCGCGGCATACAGAAGACGTTGATGGCAGTGGCGGCCGTGGGCCTGGCACTCACGGGCTGCTCCGGCGGCGATTCCGGCGGGGAGGACTCCCAGACACTACGCATCGCGTACAAAAAGGCAGATCCCGTCCTGGAAGCATTGATACAGGACACCAAGGAGCAGTTCGAGGCAGCAAATGAGGGCGTCACCGTCGAGCTGAGCCCGATTGAGGGCAACGACGACGATTACGCCACCAAGCTCGCTCTCTCCCAGCGATCCCCCGACACCGCCCCGGACGTCTTCGTCGAGGATTCCTTCAAGCTGCGCGCCGACGTCGACGCCGGCTACGTCCTTGCCTTGGATGAGTACCTCACGGATTGGGATGACTGGGACACCTTCAACGAAACGGCCAAGCAGGCCGGCCTGGGCGACGACGGCAGCACCTACGCCGTCCCGCTCGAGACCGACACCCGGGTCATCTGGTACAACCAAAATGTCCTGGGCGCGGCCGGCATCGATCTGCCCTGGCAGCCCGAAACCTGGGACGACCTGCTGGAGATGGCACGCACGGTCAAAGCCTCCGACCCTGAGGTGGTTCCGTTCAGCATGTACGCCGGCACCATGCAGAGCTTCTATGAGCTGCTGTACGGCACCGAAAGCGGCGGACTGTACGACGAGGATGAACAGAAGTGGGTGACCGGTTCGGAAGGATTCGTCGATTCGCTGGCCTTCCTGAAGACCATCTATGACGAGGGCCTGGCCGTGACCCCCGCCGAAGCACTCGATCCGAACGTCTGGCAGCAGATTGTCGGCGAGATGCTTCCGCAGGACCGCATGGGCGCCACCGTCGAAGGCTCGTATGCCCCGCAGTTCTGGCAGGAGGGTGCGGACTATGAATGGCCGGAATACGGCGAAGTCATGGCCACCGCACCGTTCCCCACCCAGGACGGTCAGGAGCCCGGAGCGGTGAGCATGTCCGGCGGCTGGACCCTCGCCGTGGGTGCCGGCAGCGAAAATCCCAATCTGGCGGTGGAATTCCTCAAGACGGCCATGAACTTCGACAACTCGCTGACCTACACGGTGGGTGCCTCGAAGATCGCCGTCCGCACCGACGTGGCCGAGGCAAACGAGTATCAGGAGATGAACCCCTTCGCCTCCGAGGTGACCGAGGTTCTCGACGTGAGCAACTACCGCCCGGCCACGGCGGAATTCGCGGAAATCGACACCGCGGTGCTGACCGCCACACAGGAAGTGGTCGCTGGCGGCAAGAGCCCGGAGGAAGCCGCAGCCGCCTACGACGAGGCCCTGAAGCGGATCGTCGGCGAAGACAACGTCACCGAGAAGTAG
- a CDS encoding acetyl-CoA C-acetyltransferase codes for MAEAFIIDAVRTPVGRRNGGLSSIHPADMAAHVIAETVRRTGIDSAEFDEVILGAIDQVGPQAMDIARTAWLAAGLSERVPGTVVERQCGSGQQAVSYAAQAVMSGTSDLVLAGGVQSMSSIPIGYANTAAQELGFPDPFTGSTGWAERYGDQTVSQFLGAEMMVDKWGLTRSELEDFAVESHVRALAAQAEGRFDREILPLNGITADEGPREPNRAKIESLAPLSEGGRLTAATSSQISDAAAVLLLASESAVRRYGLKPRARIHSISARGDDPIMMLSAPIEATRHALGRTGMSLDQMDLLEINEAFASVVLAWQRELDVDMDKVNVNGGGISLGHPIGATGARIMTTLLHELERTGGRYGLQTMCEGGGQANVTIIERLDEGFRL; via the coding sequence ATGGCTGAAGCATTCATTATTGACGCGGTCCGCACACCGGTTGGCCGGCGCAACGGCGGACTGAGCAGTATCCATCCGGCCGACATGGCGGCACACGTCATTGCTGAAACGGTGCGCCGCACCGGCATCGACTCCGCTGAGTTTGACGAGGTCATCCTCGGTGCCATTGATCAGGTGGGACCGCAGGCCATGGATATCGCGCGCACGGCGTGGCTTGCCGCCGGTCTGTCCGAGCGCGTTCCGGGAACCGTGGTGGAACGCCAGTGCGGGTCCGGACAGCAGGCGGTGTCCTATGCCGCGCAGGCCGTGATGAGCGGAACCAGCGACCTGGTACTCGCCGGCGGAGTGCAGAGCATGTCCTCCATACCCATTGGCTACGCGAACACCGCGGCACAGGAGCTCGGTTTCCCGGACCCGTTCACCGGATCAACGGGTTGGGCTGAGCGGTACGGAGACCAGACGGTGTCCCAGTTCCTCGGCGCCGAAATGATGGTGGACAAGTGGGGCCTCACCCGCTCCGAACTGGAGGACTTCGCCGTCGAATCCCATGTCCGGGCGCTCGCTGCCCAGGCCGAGGGCCGCTTTGACCGGGAAATTCTGCCACTGAATGGCATCACCGCCGATGAGGGTCCGCGGGAACCCAACCGCGCCAAGATCGAGTCCCTGGCGCCCCTGTCCGAGGGCGGCCGCCTGACCGCAGCCACGTCGTCGCAGATTTCCGATGCCGCCGCCGTGCTGCTGCTCGCCTCCGAGAGCGCCGTGCGGCGCTATGGACTGAAGCCGCGGGCGCGCATTCATTCGATTTCCGCCCGCGGAGATGATCCGATCATGATGCTCAGCGCCCCAATCGAGGCCACCCGCCATGCCCTGGGGCGCACCGGCATGAGCCTGGACCAGATGGACCTGCTCGAAATCAACGAGGCCTTCGCCTCCGTGGTCCTGGCCTGGCAGCGGGAGCTCGACGTCGACATGGACAAGGTGAACGTCAACGGCGGGGGCATATCGCTGGGCCACCCGATCGGTGCCACGGGCGCCCGCATCATGACCACGCTGCTGCACGAGCTGGAGCGCACCGGCGGCCGCTACGGCCTGCAGACCATGTGCGAGGGCGGCGGGCAGGCCAACGTCACGATCATCGAACGGCTCGACGAGGGGTTCCGCCTGTAG
- a CDS encoding oxidoreductase, producing the protein MATWLITGCSTGLGRAMAEAVLRQGGNVVVTARNPATVDDIAAQYPETALALALDVTDQAQIQSAVDKGTERFGGIDVVVNNAGYGYRAAVEEGPDADIRALFDTHFFGTVDMIKAVLPQMRARRSGTIVNLSSIGATMTPAGSGYYAAVKSAVEGLTGSLRKELEPLGIKAMVVEPGGFRTDFSGRSLQQSATAIPDYAETAGKRRKENDTTHGTQPGDPAKAAAAIITAVESADIPELLVLGADATGTYAEVLQSRLASLESWRAVSEDTAVEG; encoded by the coding sequence ATGGCCACCTGGCTCATCACCGGATGCTCGACAGGACTTGGACGCGCTATGGCTGAAGCCGTCCTTCGGCAGGGCGGCAATGTGGTGGTGACCGCCCGGAATCCCGCCACGGTCGACGACATCGCTGCTCAGTACCCGGAGACGGCACTGGCCCTTGCCCTTGATGTCACCGATCAGGCTCAGATCCAGTCCGCTGTGGACAAGGGAACCGAAAGGTTCGGCGGGATCGATGTGGTGGTGAATAACGCCGGCTATGGATACCGGGCCGCTGTTGAGGAAGGACCCGACGCAGATATCCGGGCCCTGTTTGATACCCACTTCTTTGGCACCGTGGACATGATCAAAGCTGTCCTTCCGCAAATGAGGGCACGCCGGTCCGGCACGATCGTGAACCTGTCCTCCATCGGAGCAACCATGACCCCGGCCGGCTCCGGATACTACGCTGCGGTGAAGTCGGCGGTCGAAGGACTCACCGGATCGCTGCGGAAGGAACTGGAGCCGCTCGGTATCAAAGCGATGGTGGTCGAGCCCGGCGGTTTCAGGACGGATTTCTCGGGGCGTTCCCTGCAGCAGTCCGCCACGGCGATCCCCGACTACGCCGAGACCGCAGGGAAACGCCGCAAGGAAAACGACACCACCCACGGCACCCAGCCCGGAGACCCGGCAAAAGCCGCGGCGGCCATCATCACGGCGGTGGAGTCAGCCGACATCCCGGAGCTGCTTGTTCTCGGTGCCGACGCGACCGGCACCTATGCCGAGGTCCTGCAGTCCCGGCTCGCCTCGTTGGAGAGCTGGCGTGCCGTGAGCGAGGACACCGCGGTTGAGGGATAA
- a CDS encoding carbohydrate ABC transporter permease, producing the protein MAVVTAAPARRVDRSRSARTANIALVLLAACFLLPLAWLLTASVNANASYELAVPDTLTLENFGAIMTAQQTFIPLLNSFILAVGSALVTVTAAVLAAYPLSRYQMRYKRPFMYTILFGTCLPITAIMVPVYSLFVQLNLLDSLAGTIFFMGATFLPIAIWMTKNFMDSVPVSLEEAAWIDGASSMKALFYVVLPLMRPGLAVVFIFVFLEGWGNFFVPFILLFSPDNQPAAVSIFRFFDQYGGVAYGELAAFSLLYSLPVIVLYVISRAMGGSFALSGAMKG; encoded by the coding sequence ATGGCCGTCGTCACCGCCGCCCCCGCACGGAGAGTGGACAGGTCCCGCAGCGCCCGGACCGCCAACATCGCGCTGGTGCTGCTGGCCGCCTGCTTCCTGCTGCCGCTGGCGTGGCTGCTGACCGCCTCCGTCAACGCCAATGCCTCCTATGAACTGGCGGTACCGGACACGCTCACCCTCGAGAACTTCGGCGCCATCATGACTGCCCAGCAGACCTTCATTCCACTGCTGAACAGCTTCATTCTCGCCGTGGGTTCGGCACTGGTGACCGTCACCGCCGCGGTGCTCGCCGCCTACCCGCTGTCGCGCTACCAGATGCGCTATAAGCGTCCCTTCATGTACACCATCCTTTTCGGCACCTGCCTGCCCATCACCGCGATCATGGTGCCGGTGTACAGCCTGTTCGTGCAGCTGAACCTGCTCGATTCGCTGGCGGGGACCATCTTCTTCATGGGCGCCACCTTCCTGCCGATCGCGATCTGGATGACCAAGAACTTCATGGACTCGGTGCCGGTGTCCTTGGAGGAGGCCGCCTGGATTGACGGGGCCTCCTCCATGAAGGCGCTGTTCTACGTGGTGCTGCCGCTGATGCGGCCGGGCCTGGCGGTGGTGTTTATCTTCGTGTTCCTCGAGGGCTGGGGTAACTTCTTCGTTCCGTTCATCCTCCTCTTTTCCCCGGACAACCAGCCGGCAGCTGTGAGCATTTTCCGGTTCTTCGACCAGTACGGCGGAGTGGCCTACGGGGAGCTGGCTGCGTTCTCCCTCCTGTATTCGCTGCCCGTGATTGTCCTCTACGTCATTTCCCGCGCGATGGGTGGCTCCTTCGCCCTCAGCGGGGCCATGAAAGGCTAA
- a CDS encoding ROK family transcriptional regulator — MRRGTNLPKMGDFNQTVILDAIRRSDRGLSRVELVGAVGLAPQTVSNIVRRLLDSGMVTEAGKISGGAGKPRTTLRVHAAGSYAVGVQLDPAVTTSVLLDLMGNVVSRRQVETPRGNDPTEVLTAITEQVASLLTGSGVDRDRVTGLGVATPGPIDEASGTVLNPPNLLGWHKVPLRSALASSTGLPVLIEKDVSAAAAAEVWVSGRRSTPSFLFVYIGTGIGCAVALDGEVLHGVSGNAGEIGHLITDVTGPPCSCGQRGCVAVTCTPRSLVREAAGLGLIDELPPNAADSEITASFLAVCRSALDGNEAAGRLVDMTAARTARAVAALTAVFDVDRVIFGGPFWSPLSARYLAAVPAALAARPVPGRRPPEVSATTLGEDVTAVGAACLVMDRNLGPRRERLLLEG; from the coding sequence ATGCGACGCGGAACCAATCTCCCGAAGATGGGAGACTTCAACCAAACAGTCATCCTGGACGCCATCCGTCGTTCTGATCGAGGCCTCAGCCGGGTTGAGCTGGTAGGCGCCGTCGGACTTGCCCCACAGACGGTCTCCAACATCGTTCGCCGCCTGCTGGACTCAGGCATGGTGACTGAGGCCGGCAAGATCAGCGGCGGAGCGGGGAAACCCAGAACCACTCTGCGGGTACACGCAGCGGGAAGCTACGCCGTCGGAGTCCAGCTGGATCCGGCCGTCACCACCTCCGTCCTGCTCGACCTCATGGGAAACGTCGTGTCCCGACGGCAGGTGGAAACTCCCCGCGGCAACGATCCCACGGAGGTCCTGACGGCCATCACAGAGCAGGTGGCATCCCTGCTCACAGGCAGCGGCGTCGATCGGGACCGGGTCACCGGCTTGGGAGTAGCCACTCCCGGCCCGATCGATGAGGCCTCCGGGACCGTACTCAACCCGCCAAACCTCCTTGGCTGGCATAAGGTTCCCCTCCGAAGCGCCCTGGCTTCATCCACCGGGCTTCCCGTTCTGATCGAAAAGGACGTCAGCGCCGCTGCGGCCGCTGAAGTCTGGGTCAGCGGCCGCCGGAGTACGCCGAGTTTCCTGTTCGTCTACATCGGGACCGGCATCGGATGCGCCGTGGCACTCGACGGCGAAGTCCTGCACGGCGTCTCTGGAAACGCAGGCGAAATCGGACATCTCATCACTGATGTCACCGGCCCGCCCTGTTCCTGCGGCCAGCGCGGGTGTGTAGCCGTAACGTGCACGCCGCGGAGCCTGGTCAGGGAAGCAGCCGGACTTGGCCTGATAGACGAGCTGCCTCCCAATGCCGCCGACTCAGAAATTACTGCATCGTTCCTGGCGGTGTGCAGGTCTGCATTGGACGGCAACGAAGCGGCGGGGCGCCTGGTCGACATGACCGCTGCCCGGACCGCACGTGCGGTGGCAGCGCTTACCGCCGTCTTCGACGTCGACCGTGTCATCTTCGGCGGCCCCTTCTGGTCCCCCTTATCGGCCCGGTACCTGGCGGCTGTCCCCGCTGCGTTGGCCGCCCGTCCCGTGCCGGGAAGGCGGCCGCCTGAAGTCAGCGCGACCACACTGGGTGAGGATGTGACGGCCGTCGGAGCAGCCTGCCTGGTCATGGACCGAAACCTGGGACCTCGCCGGGAACGGCTCCTCCTGGAGGGGTAG
- a CDS encoding sugar ABC transporter permease, with protein sequence MRRNARLLPLLPAVALLLLFLGGPIVWALYGSFTDAGLTGASAKNPEWIGLENYRSLFTDPLFPRSLWLTFLFVLGSAVIGQNCLGLALALIMQRANRVVAGIVGSCVVAAWVLPEIVAAFIVYAFFFRDGMLNQLTGLAGLPAVDWLYEYPMVALVLANIWRGTAFSMMNYQAALNDVPPEITESATIDGAGGMKRLRFITLPMIKRSIATNLMLITLLTLGTFTLIYVVTRGGPLNASTTLPIMAYEQAFQYGDIGYGTAIAVVMLFIGAVFSIAYIRMLRERKD encoded by the coding sequence GTGCGGCGCAACGCCCGCCTGCTGCCACTGCTGCCGGCCGTGGCGCTGCTGCTGCTGTTTCTCGGCGGGCCGATCGTGTGGGCCCTCTATGGTTCCTTCACCGACGCCGGCCTCACGGGCGCCAGTGCCAAGAACCCGGAATGGATCGGGCTGGAAAACTACCGCTCCCTGTTCACGGACCCGTTGTTTCCACGCTCCCTGTGGCTGACCTTCCTGTTTGTCCTCGGATCCGCCGTGATCGGACAGAACTGCCTGGGCCTGGCGCTGGCCCTGATCATGCAGCGCGCCAACCGCGTTGTCGCCGGCATCGTCGGCAGCTGCGTGGTGGCCGCCTGGGTGCTGCCGGAGATCGTGGCGGCGTTCATCGTCTACGCCTTCTTCTTCCGGGACGGGATGCTCAACCAGCTCACCGGCCTGGCCGGGCTGCCCGCTGTGGACTGGCTCTACGAATACCCAATGGTGGCCCTGGTCCTGGCCAACATCTGGCGGGGCACCGCCTTCTCGATGATGAACTACCAGGCAGCCTTGAACGATGTCCCGCCGGAGATCACCGAATCCGCCACCATCGACGGTGCCGGCGGCATGAAGCGGCTGCGGTTCATCACACTGCCCATGATCAAGCGCAGCATCGCCACCAACCTGATGCTGATCACGCTCCTGACCCTGGGCACCTTCACGCTCATTTACGTGGTGACCCGCGGCGGACCGCTGAATGCCAGCACCACGCTGCCCATCATGGCCTACGAGCAGGCCTTCCAATACGGAGACATCGGCTACGGCACCGCCATCGCCGTCGTCATGCTGTTCATCGGAGCAGTGTTCTCCATTGCCTACATCCGCATGCTGCGGGAAAGGAAGGACTAG
- a CDS encoding alpha-mannosidase, which produces MHENRELVEARISRFLRERLEPARWRDRQPLDITAWTAPGEPVTFDEAARQEFLPFSTGQAWGAPWDTTWFRVSGTVPADWPDDDGARPELVIDLGFNGDGPGFQAEALVYTDQGSIVKAVEPRNMHVPLPHGPGDSFTYFVEAASNPDVIAGFTYAPTPLGDRATAGDAPLYVCRTADLALLDVSAWNLARDFWTLNGLMHELPMDLPRRYEILRAMERAVNAVDPSDIAGTAGAGRNELAAVLASPAYASAHRVHGVGHAHIDSAWLWPVRETVRKVARTFANVLELMDHDPDFVFTASSAQQYAWIKDHYPDLFARVAAKVRSGQFVPTGGMWVESDTNLPGGEALVRQFVAGKRFFQEEFNVDPEVVWLPDSFGYSAALPQIARAAGARWFLTQKISWNETNTMPHSTFLWEGIDGSRLFTHFPPVDTYNSELSGQELARAQRQYAEKGFGNTSLVPFGWGDGGGGPTREMLAAARRTADLEGSPKVRLSSPERFFTAAEEELAEPPVWSGELYLEFHRGTYTSQANTKRGNRRSEHLLREAELWAATAAVRTGREYPYDTLERIWHTVLLQQFHDILPGTSIAWVHQEAERNYARVAAELETLIDDAARALLGSGDSSTVLNSGPYPQQGVAGGSAAAGPTPRDTGTAGSWERQGTAWKLAGDDLQLTVDEAGLFTSLTAGGREVFPPGRPGNHFQLFRDTPNQWDAWDLDAHYRFSTADLMHPDAMELEADGRVLRIDRSFGSSTLVQRIMLSPDGTAVDLTVDVDWHERQKLLKLAFPLDLHADRAASEIQFGHIYRPTHANTSWDAARFETVAHRWIHVGEPGFGVAVANDRTYGHDTIRDEVDGVTCTTVRLSLLRAPLFPDPGTDQGSHRFRFSLCPAAGIPEAVAEGYRLNLPLRTVSGVQSPDAVPLLALDNPAVVLEAVKLAEDRSGDVVVRLYEAFGGRATVQITPSFGYSSVAATDLMECPVDPGAVSAAVSADGKGDVRLSLRPFELVTLRFRTS; this is translated from the coding sequence GTGCACGAAAACCGCGAACTTGTCGAAGCCCGCATCAGCCGGTTCCTGCGCGAGCGGCTTGAACCCGCACGGTGGCGGGACCGGCAACCGTTGGACATCACCGCGTGGACGGCACCGGGGGAACCGGTGACCTTCGACGAGGCAGCACGCCAGGAGTTCCTTCCGTTCAGCACGGGCCAGGCCTGGGGAGCACCGTGGGACACCACCTGGTTCCGCGTCAGCGGCACCGTACCGGCGGACTGGCCCGACGACGACGGCGCCCGGCCGGAGCTGGTCATCGACCTTGGTTTCAACGGAGACGGTCCCGGCTTTCAGGCCGAGGCACTGGTCTACACGGACCAGGGATCGATCGTGAAGGCGGTGGAACCGCGGAACATGCATGTTCCGCTCCCCCACGGCCCCGGCGATTCGTTCACCTATTTCGTTGAGGCCGCCTCCAATCCGGACGTGATTGCGGGTTTCACCTATGCGCCCACACCGCTGGGCGACCGGGCCACGGCGGGGGACGCGCCGCTGTACGTTTGCCGCACCGCAGACCTTGCCCTGTTGGACGTGTCTGCGTGGAACCTGGCGCGGGACTTTTGGACCCTGAACGGGCTCATGCACGAACTGCCCATGGATCTGCCCCGCCGGTACGAAATCCTGCGGGCCATGGAACGGGCGGTGAACGCCGTCGATCCCTCCGACATCGCCGGAACCGCCGGCGCCGGCCGGAACGAGCTGGCCGCGGTGCTGGCCAGCCCGGCGTATGCGAGCGCCCACCGGGTCCACGGCGTGGGGCACGCGCATATCGACAGTGCCTGGCTCTGGCCGGTGCGGGAAACCGTACGCAAGGTGGCCCGGACCTTCGCCAATGTGCTCGAGCTGATGGACCACGACCCCGACTTCGTCTTCACCGCCTCCTCCGCCCAGCAGTACGCCTGGATTAAGGACCATTACCCGGACCTGTTTGCGCGGGTCGCGGCGAAGGTACGCAGCGGACAGTTCGTTCCCACCGGCGGAATGTGGGTGGAATCGGACACCAATCTGCCCGGCGGCGAGGCGCTGGTACGCCAGTTCGTGGCCGGGAAGCGCTTCTTCCAGGAGGAGTTCAACGTCGATCCCGAGGTGGTGTGGCTGCCGGACTCGTTCGGCTACTCTGCGGCGCTGCCTCAGATCGCCCGGGCCGCCGGCGCCCGGTGGTTCCTCACGCAGAAGATTTCCTGGAATGAAACCAACACCATGCCGCACTCCACGTTCCTGTGGGAGGGCATCGACGGCAGCCGCCTGTTCACGCATTTTCCGCCCGTGGACACGTACAACTCCGAGCTCTCCGGCCAGGAACTGGCCCGCGCCCAGCGGCAATATGCCGAGAAGGGCTTCGGGAACACCTCGCTGGTTCCGTTCGGCTGGGGCGACGGCGGCGGCGGGCCAACCCGGGAAATGCTCGCCGCAGCCAGGCGCACCGCGGACCTGGAAGGGTCGCCGAAGGTGCGCCTGTCCAGCCCGGAACGCTTTTTCACCGCAGCTGAGGAGGAACTGGCCGAGCCGCCGGTCTGGTCCGGGGAGCTCTACCTGGAGTTTCACCGCGGCACCTACACCAGCCAGGCCAACACCAAGCGCGGCAACCGGCGCAGCGAGCACCTGCTGCGCGAGGCCGAACTGTGGGCGGCCACAGCGGCCGTGCGCACCGGCAGGGAGTACCCCTACGACACGCTGGAGCGCATCTGGCACACCGTCCTGCTCCAGCAGTTCCACGACATCCTCCCCGGAACCTCCATTGCCTGGGTGCATCAGGAAGCCGAGCGCAACTATGCCCGGGTGGCGGCCGAACTGGAGACATTGATCGACGACGCCGCCCGGGCGCTGCTGGGCAGCGGAGACAGCTCGACTGTGCTGAACTCCGGGCCGTATCCGCAGCAGGGTGTGGCGGGTGGCTCGGCAGCAGCTGGGCCGACCCCCCGGGACACGGGAACCGCCGGAAGCTGGGAACGGCAGGGCACCGCCTGGAAGCTGGCGGGAGACGATCTGCAGCTGACCGTGGATGAGGCCGGACTGTTTACCTCGCTGACCGCCGGGGGCCGTGAGGTGTTCCCACCCGGCCGGCCCGGGAACCACTTCCAGCTCTTCCGCGACACGCCCAACCAGTGGGATGCCTGGGACCTGGACGCGCATTACCGGTTCAGCACCGCGGACCTGATGCACCCCGACGCCATGGAGCTGGAGGCCGACGGCCGGGTGCTGCGCATCGACAGGTCTTTCGGCTCCTCCACCCTGGTCCAGCGAATTATGCTCAGCCCGGACGGCACGGCCGTGGACCTGACCGTCGACGTGGACTGGCACGAGCGGCAGAAGCTGCTCAAGCTCGCCTTTCCGTTGGATCTGCACGCTGACCGGGCGGCTTCGGAGATCCAGTTCGGGCACATCTACCGCCCCACCCACGCCAACACCTCGTGGGACGCCGCCCGCTTCGAGACCGTTGCGCACCGCTGGATCCACGTCGGTGAGCCGGGGTTCGGCGTCGCCGTGGCCAATGACCGAACGTACGGGCACGATACAATCCGGGACGAAGTGGACGGGGTGACCTGCACGACGGTCAGGCTCTCGCTGCTGCGCGCACCGCTGTTCCCGGATCCGGGCACCGACCAGGGTTCCCACCGGTTTCGGTTCTCGCTGTGTCCGGCTGCGGGGATTCCGGAGGCGGTAGCCGAGGGGTACCGGCTCAACCTGCCTCTGCGGACCGTGTCAGGGGTTCAGTCCCCCGACGCCGTCCCGTTGCTGGCCCTGGACAATCCGGCCGTGGTCCTCGAGGCGGTCAAGCTAGCCGAGGACCGCAGCGGCGACGTCGTCGTCCGGCTCTATGAGGCGTTCGGCGGGCGCGCGACGGTACAGATCACGCCGTCCTTCGGCTATTCCTCGGTGGCGGCGACGGATCTGATGGAATGCCCCGTGGACCCCGGGGCTGTCTCCGCCGCTGTGTCAGCGGACGGGAAGGGCGACGTTCGGCTCTCGTTGCGGCCCTTTGAGTTGGTCACGCTGCGGTTCCGGACCAGCTGA
- a CDS encoding DUF2809 domain-containing protein produces the protein MPPSQMSKSKRRAALAAAAAAIVAAGLASRTGLAGITGDAAGGILYAALLYVLLAFALPRAGCAALAIAAVVLCGGIELFQLTPWPAQWAAQWPPVRLVFGTTFNPWDFPAYAAGAAAAGLADRLLRHPQAEEPR, from the coding sequence ATGCCGCCGTCCCAGATGTCCAAGAGCAAGCGCCGCGCAGCCCTTGCCGCCGCAGCAGCAGCCATAGTGGCTGCAGGACTGGCTTCGAGGACCGGTTTGGCGGGCATAACCGGAGACGCGGCGGGTGGAATCCTGTATGCGGCCCTGCTGTACGTGCTGCTCGCTTTCGCGCTGCCGCGGGCAGGATGTGCCGCCCTGGCCATAGCCGCCGTCGTACTCTGTGGAGGAATCGAGCTCTTTCAGCTCACCCCCTGGCCGGCGCAGTGGGCTGCGCAGTGGCCTCCGGTGCGGCTGGTCTTCGGAACAACGTTCAATCCCTGGGACTTTCCCGCCTACGCCGCAGGTGCCGCAGCGGCGGGTCTGGCAGACCGGCTGCTGCGGCATCCACAAGCGGAGGAACCCAGATGA
- a CDS encoding sigma-70 family RNA polymerase sigma factor, with protein sequence MSDSSPGPDRADAFRALYGSVYPDLLRFVQRRTDPGVAEDVVADAMLVLWRRLDEVPSHHDDARAWIFGITRNVMLNAHRGEQRRQALGIRLADVHAGPRVGSHDDLVANRIDLSRAWHVLSEVHQEALSLSVLEDLTAPQAAAVLGISPVAFRLRLTRARRALRLLLDHLPQSTDAAAASAERTTTP encoded by the coding sequence ATGAGTGATTCTTCGCCTGGCCCGGACCGGGCCGACGCCTTCCGTGCGCTGTATGGATCGGTGTATCCGGATCTCCTGCGGTTCGTCCAACGGCGCACTGATCCCGGTGTTGCCGAAGACGTTGTAGCCGACGCCATGCTGGTTCTCTGGCGCCGTCTCGATGAGGTGCCTTCGCATCACGATGATGCCAGGGCCTGGATCTTCGGGATCACCCGGAACGTCATGCTGAACGCCCATCGCGGAGAGCAGCGCCGTCAGGCACTGGGGATTCGGCTTGCCGACGTCCATGCCGGCCCCCGCGTTGGCTCCCACGATGACCTGGTGGCTAACCGCATTGATCTCAGCCGCGCGTGGCACGTTCTGTCTGAGGTTCATCAGGAAGCACTCAGCCTGTCAGTACTTGAGGACCTTACCGCGCCCCAGGCCGCCGCGGTGCTTGGCATTTCTCCCGTCGCCTTCCGTCTGCGCCTTACCCGGGCCCGGCGCGCCCTCCGGTTACTTCTTGATCACCTGCCCCAGTCCACGGACGCCGCCGCAGCATCCGCTGAAAGGACAACAACCCCATGA